One window of the Eucalyptus grandis isolate ANBG69807.140 chromosome 6, ASM1654582v1, whole genome shotgun sequence genome contains the following:
- the LOC104447882 gene encoding LOW QUALITY PROTEIN: subtilisin-like protease SBT3 (The sequence of the model RefSeq protein was modified relative to this genomic sequence to represent the inferred CDS: substituted 1 base at 1 genomic stop codon) translates to MTLLILTMFCFASTMGQSDNYIIHMDLSSMPKAFSDHHSWFLATVSSLVQSPNPKVRAKATTTPTSSKLIYSYTHVMQGFSASLSPSELKALKNSPGYISSMKDLPGKVDTTHSTQFLGLNSNSGAWPTSDYGKDVIVGLVDTGVWPESPSFSDGGMTTIPSKWKGECEVGTQFNASMCNKKLIGARFFNRALVAKNPNITISLNSSRDTAGHGTHTSTTAAGNYVADASYFGYAPGTASGVAPLARVAMYKALXDEGMYSADVLAAIDQAIIDGVDVLSLSLGFDGVPLYEDPIAIATYAAIERGIFVSLSAGNDGPFLQTLHNGIPWAITVAAGDIDRDFGGTITLGNGVLIAGSTLFPGNPSLSKSPIVFVGACNNTVELKKLSPSDIVVCEDKRGTVSNQIQNVSGANVAGGLFIVNSSYPYFSIFTSFPIVFLSPADGDTIKAYIKNSPKPTASIQFRKTLIGSKPAPSLADYSSRGPSPSCPVVLKPDILAPGTLILAGWPQNIPVDVVDSRKLFNDLSLLSGTSMACPHIAGVAALLRGVHPKWSPAAIRSAMMTTSYTRDSTNSPIKDIGNDYKPASPVGMGAGHVDPNKALDPGLIYDVTPQDYVNLMCAMNYTSKQIQMVTRSSSYNCSNPSLDLNYPSFIAFFSSNSSDSPTVQDFYRTVTNVGAGASTYTAEVNPMEEFKVSVVPDKLTFKEKYEKLSYKLTIEGPKQMKQTVVSGSLSWMDDGGKYVVKSPIVATSLSSKPLTPKA, encoded by the coding sequence ATGACGCTCCTAATTCTGACCATGTTCTGCTTTGCCTCAACGATGGGGCAGTCCGACAATTATATTATCCACATGGACTTATCCTCCATGCCCAAAGCCTTCTCTGACCACCATAGCTGGTTCTTGGCCACTGTTTCATCGCTAGTGCAAAGTCCTAATCCTAAAGTTAGAGCCAAAGCCACTACCACACCCACTTCTTCTAAGCTCATCTACAGTTACACTCATGTCATGCAGGGTTTTAGTGCTAGTCTCTCTCCTAGCGAGCTCAAGGCCCTCAAGAACTCTCCGGGCTACATCTCTTCCATGAAGGATTTGCCGGGTAAAGTTGATACAACTCACTCTACCCAATTTCTTGGCTTGAATTCTAATTCTGGGGCATGGCCTACTTCGGATTATGGCAAGGATGTCATAGTTGGGCTTGTCGATACGGGTGTTTGGCCGGAAAGCCCGAGCTTCAGTGATGGCGGAATGACGACAATTCCGTCAAAATGGAAAGGCGAATGTGAGGTTGGGACCCAATTCAATGCTTCGATGTGCAACAAAAAGCTCATCGGAGCCCGGTTCTTCAACAGGGCCTTGGTAGCCAAAAATCCCAACATTACAATCTCCTTGAACTCTTCGCGTGACACTGCTGGACACGGCACCCACACATCCACCACGGCAGCTGGAAATTATGTTGCGGATGCCTCCTACTTCGGCTATGCTCCAGGGACTGCCTCTGGCGTGGCTCCACTGGCCCGAGTGGCCATGTACAAGGCCCTGTGAGACGAAGGCATGTATTCTGCTGACGTCCTCGCTGCAATCGATCAAGCCATCATTGATGGCGTCGATGTCCTGTCCTTGTCATTAGGCTTCGATGGTGTTCCATTGTATGAGGACCCGATTGCAATAGCCACATACGCAGCCATAGAGAGAGGGATCTTTGTATCATTGTCCGCGGGAAATGATGGACCTTTCCTCCAGACCCTGCACAACGGGATTCCCTGGGCCATAACTGTTGCTGCCGGGGATATAGACCGTGACTTTGGGGGAACCATTACTCTTGGCAACGGAGTCTTGATTGCAGGCTCAACTCTCTTTCCAGGCAACCCGTCCTTGAGTAAATCTCCAATTGTCTTCGTAGGAGCATGCAACAATACAGTCGAATTGAAAAAACTCAGTCCATCTGATATTGTTGTGTGTGAGGACAAGCGTGGAACTGTaagcaatcaaatccaaaatgTCAGTGGAGCAAATGTCGCTGGTGGTTTGTTCATAGTAAACAGCTCCTACCCCTACTTCTCCATCTTTACCTCATTCCCTATAGTCTTTTTGAGTCCTGCAGATGGTGATACCATCAAAGCCTACATCAAGAACTCGCCCAAGCCAACAGCAAGCATCCAATTTCGGAAAACACTCATCGGAAGCAAGCCTGCTCCGAGCTTGGCAGACTACAGCTCTCGTGGCCCATCCCCAAGTTGCCCGGTTGTCCTGAAGCCTGACATTTTGGCTCCTGGCACACTGATCCTGGCTGGGTGGCCTCAAAATATTCCAGTGGATGTAGTGGACTCGCGTAAACTATTTAACGACTTGAGCCTCTTGTCAGGAACATCGATGGCGTGCCCACACATAGCTGGAGTGGCTGCGCTCCTAAGGGGAGTGCACCCCAAGTGGAGCCCCGCAGCCATCCGGTCGGCCATGATGACTACATCATATACAAGGGACAGCACAAATAGCCCTATCAAAGACATTGGGAATGATTACAAACCGGCGAGCCCTGTAGGGATGGGAGCTGGCCATGTCGATCCGAACAAGGCATTAGACCCTGGGCTCATATACGACGTGACGCCCCAAGACTATGTAAACCTCATGTGTGCAATGAATTACACATCGAAGCAAATTCAAATGGTCACCAGGTCCTCTTCCTACAATTGTTCAAACCCATCACTGGACCTGAACTACCCTTCCTTCATTGCCTTCTTTAGTTCGAACAGCTCGGACTCTCCGACGGTGCAAGACTTCTACAGGACAGTGACGAATGTGGGAGCTGGGGCGTCAACCTACACAGCAGAGGTAAATCCGATGGAGGAATTCAAGGTCAGTGTCGTGCCAGATAAATTGACATTCAAAGAGAAGTATGAGAAGCTGAGTTATAAGCTGACAATAGAAGGTCCAAAACAGATGAAACAGACTGTGGTGTCTGGTTCTCTCAGTTGGATGGACGATGGTGGAAAGTATGTGGTCAAAAGCCCCATTGTTGCCACAAGTCTAAGCTCCAAACCATTGACGCCCAAAGCTTGA
- the LOC104447881 gene encoding subtilisin-like protease SBT3 — protein sequence MADRVHSSLMTLLILTMFCFASTTGQSDNYIIHMDLSSMPKAFSDHHSWFLATVSSLVQSPNPKVRDKTTATPTFAKLIYSYTHVMQGFSASLSPLELAALKNSPGYISSMKDLPGKVDTTHSTQFLGLNSNSGAWPTSDYGKDVIVGLVDTGVWPESPSFSDGGMTTIPSKWKGECEVGTQFNASMCNKKLIGARFFNRALVAKNPNITISLNSSRDTAGHGTHTSTTAAGNYVADASYFGYAPGTASGVAPLARVAMYKALWDEGFYAADLLAAVDQAIIDGVDVLSLSLGFDGVPLYEDPIAIATYAAIERGIFLSLSAGNEGPSLQTLHNGIPWAITVAAGEIDRDFGGTITLGDGVSIAGSTLFPGDPSLSKSPVVFMGACNNTVELKKLSPSDIVVCEDNRGHVRNQIQNVGGAKVAGGVFIVNSSYPNFFVLTSFPTIFLSPADGDTVKAYIKNSSKPTASIQFRKTLIGSKPAPSLADYSSRGPSPSCPVVLKPDILAPGTLILAGWPQNNPAAVVDSHKLFNDFNLLSGTSMACPHIAGVAALLRECTPSGAPAAIRSAMMTTSYTRDSTNSPIKDIGNDYKPASPVGMGAGHVDPNKALDPGLIYDVTPQDYVNLMCAMNYTSKQIQMVTRSSSYNCSNPSLDLNYPSFIAFFGSNSSDSPMMQEFYRTVTNVGAGASTYRAEVNPMEGFKVSIVPDKLTFKEKYEKLSYKLTIEGPKQMKQTVVSGSLSWMDDGGKYAVKSPIVATSLSSKHLTPKA from the coding sequence ATGGCTGATCGCGTTCATTCATCCTTGATGACGCTCCTAATTCTGACCATGTTCTGCTTTGCCTCGACAACGGGGCAGTCCGACAATTATATTATCCACATGGACTTATCCTCCATGCCCAAAGCCTTCTCTGACCACCATAGCTGGTTCTTGGCCACCGTTTCATCGCTAGTGCAAAGTCCTAATCCTAAAGTTAGAGACAAAACCACTGCCACACCCACTTTTGCTAAACTCATCTACAGTTACACTCATGTCATGCAGGGTTTTAGTGCTAGTCTCTCTCCTCTCGAGCTCGCGGCCCTCAAGAACTCTCCGGGCTACATCTCTTCCATGAAGGATTTGCCTGGTAAAGTCGATACGACTCACTCGACCCAATTTCTTGGCTTGAATTCTAATTCTGGGGCATGGCCTACGTCGGATTATGGCAAGGATGTCATAGTTGGGCTTGTCGATACGGGTGTTTGGCCGGAAAGCCCGAGCTTCAGTGATGGCGGAATGACGACAATTCCGTCAAAATGGAAAGGCGAATGTGAGGTTGGGACCCAATTCAATGCTTCGATGTGCAACAAAAAGCTCATCGGAGCCCGGTTCTTCAACAGGGCCTTGGTAGCCAAAAATCCCAACATTACAATCTCCTTGAACTCTTCGCGTGACACTGCTGGACACGGCACCCACACATCCACCACGGCAGCTGGAAATTATGTTGCGGATGCCTCCTACTTCGGCTATGCTCCAGGGACTGCCTCTGGCGTGGCTCCACTGGCCCGAGTGGCCATGTACAAGGCCCTGTGGGATGAAGGCTTTTACGCTGCTGATCTCCTCGCTGCAGTCGATCAAGCCATCATTGATGGTGTCGATGTCCTGTCCTTGTCATTAGGCTTTGATGGTGTTCCATTGTATGAGGACCCGATTGCAATAGCCACATATGCAGCCATAGAGAGAGGGATCTTTTTATCATTGTCCGCGGGAAATGAGGGACCTTCCCTCCAGACCCTGCACAACGGGATTCCCTGGGCCATAACTGTTGCTGCCGGGGAAATAGACCGTGACTTCGGGGGAACCATTACTCTCGGCGACGGAGTCTCGATTGCAGGCTCAACTCTCTTTCCAGGCGACCCGTCCCTGAGTAAATCTCCAGTTGTCTTCATGGGAGCGTGCAACAATACAGTCGAACTGAAAAAACTCAGCCCATCTGATATTGTTGTGTGTGAGGACAATCGTGGACATGtaagaaatcaaatccaaaatgtCGGCGGAGCAAAAGTCGCTGGTGGTGTGTTCATAGTAAACAGCTCCTACCCCAACTTCTTCGTTCTTACCTCATTCCCTACAATCTTTTTGAGTCCTGCAGATGGTGATACCGTCAAAGCCTACATCAAGAACTCGTCCAAGCCAACAGCAAGCATCCAATTTCGGAAAACACTCATCGGAAGCAAGCCTGCTCCGAGCTTGGCAGACTACAGCTCTCGTGGCCCATCCCCAAGTTGCCCAGTCGTCCTGAAGCCCGACATTTTGGCTCCTGGCACACTGATCCTGGCTGGATGGCCCCAAAATAATCCAGCGGCTGTAGTGGACTCACATAAACTATTTAACGACTTCAACCTCTTGTCAGGAACATCGATGGCATGCCCACACATAGCTGGAGTGGCTGCGCTCCTGAGGGAGTGCACCCCGAGTGGAGCCCCCGCAGCCATCCGGTCGGCCATGATGACTACATCATATACAAGGGACAGCACAAATAGCCCTATCAAAGATATTGGGAATGATTACAAACCGGCGAGCCCTGTAGGGATGGGAGCCGGCCATGTCGATCCGAACAAGGCATTAGACCCTGGGCTCATATACGACGTGACGCCCCAAGACTATGTAAACCTCATGTGTGCAATGAATTACACATCGAAGCAAATTCAAATGGTCACCAGGTCCTCTTCCTACAATTGTTCAAACCCATCACTGGACCTGAACTACCCTTCCTTCATCGCCTTCTTTGGTTCGAACAGCTCAGACTCTCCGATGATGCAAGAATTCTACAGGACAGTGACGAATGTGGGAGCTGGGGCATCGACCTACAGAGCAGAGGTGAATCCGATGGAGGGATTCAAGGTCAGTATCGTGCCAGATAAATTGACATTTAAAGAGAAGTATGAGAAGCTGAGCTATAAGCTGACAATAGAAGGTCCAAAACAGATGAAACAGACTGTGGTGTCTGGTTCTCTCAGTTGGATGGACGATGGTGGAAAGTATGCGGTTAAAAGCCCCATTGTTGCCACAAGTCTAAGCTCCAAACACTTGACGCCCAAAGCTTGA